Proteins encoded together in one Roseibacterium elongatum DSM 19469 window:
- a CDS encoding thymidine kinase: MAKLYFHYSTMNAGKSTLLLQASYNYNERGMQTYLLTARFDDRAGAGKIGSRIGIEAEADTYTADDDLFAKIEVRLSAGPCACVLIDEAQWMTRAQVWQLARAVDDLGVPVMAYGLRVDFRGELFPGSAALLALADEMREVRTICHCGKKATMVIRVDDSGAALTEGDQIEVGGNDRYVALCRRHFREAVGDRPPR, from the coding sequence ATGGCCAAGCTGTACTTTCACTACTCGACGATGAATGCAGGCAAATCCACCCTGCTTCTGCAAGCGTCCTACAACTACAACGAACGTGGCATGCAGACCTACCTGCTGACCGCGCGGTTCGATGACCGGGCCGGTGCCGGCAAAATCGGCAGCCGCATCGGCATCGAGGCCGAGGCCGACACCTACACCGCCGATGACGACCTGTTCGCGAAGATCGAGGTGCGGCTTTCGGCCGGACCTTGCGCCTGTGTCCTCATCGATGAGGCCCAGTGGATGACCCGTGCGCAAGTCTGGCAACTGGCCCGTGCGGTGGACGATCTGGGCGTGCCGGTGATGGCCTACGGGTTGCGCGTGGATTTCCGGGGCGAGTTGTTCCCCGGCTCGGCCGCGCTGTTGGCGCTGGCCGACGAAATGCGCGAGGTGCGCACGATCTGCCATTGCGGCAAGAAGGCCACGATGGTCATTCGGGTCGATGACAGCGGGGCGGCCCTGACCGAGGGCGACCAGATCGAGGTCGGCGGCAACGATCGCTATGTCGCCCTGTGTCGTCGCCATTTCCGCGAAGCCGTCGGGGACCGTCCGCCGCGCTGA
- a CDS encoding beta-ketoacyl-ACP synthase III — protein sequence MHQPAITGSGVFTPSQVITNDELVAAFNAYAARWNAENAEAIAAGAVEAKQPSSSEFILAASGIEQRYVLDKTGVLDPEVMHPWLRERRDDEPGQMAEMALPACRDALDMAGVAAPEVDAVICAASNHERAYPAIAIEIQDLLGTGGFGFDMNVACSSATFGIQAAADMIRAGSIRRALVVNPEICSAHLEWRDRDCHFIFGDVCTAILIERADLAKGPHFAIRSTRCATQFSNNIRNNAGFLRRTRKGHMDDRRDMQFMQNGRKVFKEVLPLVAQHIADHMEDAGVGADELNRLWLHQANKTMNDYIGKKVLGRTPRPGEQPNILQDYANTSSAGSIIAFATHSDDLSPGDLGLICSFGAGYSVGSVIVERVG from the coding sequence ATGCACCAGCCCGCCATCACCGGCTCAGGCGTGTTCACGCCATCGCAGGTCATCACCAATGATGAGCTTGTCGCCGCCTTCAACGCCTATGCCGCGCGCTGGAACGCCGAAAACGCCGAGGCCATCGCCGCGGGCGCGGTCGAGGCCAAACAACCGTCCTCGTCCGAGTTCATCCTGGCCGCGTCGGGGATCGAACAGCGCTACGTGCTTGACAAGACCGGCGTTCTCGACCCCGAGGTGATGCACCCGTGGCTGCGCGAACGCCGTGACGACGAACCGGGCCAGATGGCCGAGATGGCGCTGCCCGCGTGCCGCGATGCGCTGGACATGGCCGGTGTCGCGGCCCCCGAGGTCGATGCCGTGATCTGCGCCGCATCGAACCATGAACGCGCCTACCCGGCCATCGCCATCGAGATCCAGGATTTGTTGGGCACCGGCGGTTTCGGCTTTGACATGAACGTGGCGTGCTCGTCAGCGACCTTCGGTATCCAGGCCGCCGCCGACATGATCCGTGCAGGCAGCATCCGCCGCGCGCTGGTCGTCAACCCCGAGATCTGCTCGGCCCATCTGGAATGGCGCGACCGGGACTGTCACTTCATCTTCGGCGATGTCTGCACCGCCATCCTGATCGAGCGCGCGGATCTGGCCAAGGGGCCGCATTTCGCGATCCGCTCGACCCGCTGCGCGACGCAATTCTCGAACAATATCCGCAACAACGCCGGCTTTCTGCGCCGCACCCGCAAGGGGCACATGGATGACCGGCGCGACATGCAGTTCATGCAGAATGGCCGCAAGGTGTTCAAGGAGGTGCTGCCGCTTGTGGCGCAGCACATCGCGGATCACATGGAGGACGCGGGCGTTGGCGCGGACGAGTTGAACCGGCTGTGGCTGCACCAGGCGAACAAGACCATGAACGACTATATCGGAAAGAAGGTGTTGGGCCGCACGCCCCGGCCGGGCGAACAGCCCAACATCCTGCAAGACTATGCGAACACCTCGTCGGCGGGGTCCATCATTGCCTTTGCGACCCATTCGGACGACCTGAGCCCCGGGGATCTCGGGCTGATCTGTTCGTTCGGCGCGGGCTACTCGGTCGGGTCGGTGATCGTGGAACGGGTCGGCTGA